A region of Nostoc sp. 'Peltigera membranacea cyanobiont' N6 DNA encodes the following proteins:
- the hisD gene encoding histidinol dehydrogenase gives MLRIITQQADVRAELQRICDRTHDEQVLHKEATVREVLQAVKRQGDKAVLHYTAEFDKQTLKAEELRVKGSELDAAYQQVSKELLGALRLACRQIEAFHRQRVPKSWVHFGDDEVVLGKRYTPVDRAGLYVPGGRAAYPSTVLMNAIPARVAAVPHIVMVTPPGPGGAINPAVLVAAQEAGVQEIYRIGGAQAIAALAYGTETIPKVNVITGPGNIYVTLAKKLVYGTVGIDSLAGPSEVLVIADETANPVHVAADLLAQAEHDPMAAAILLTTDAALAKNVQLALERQLVDHPRRIDTEKAIAHYGLIVLVESLEAAAELSNEFAPEHLELEVKDPWALLPQIRHAGAIFLGYSTPEAVGDYLAGPNHTLPTSGAARYASALGVETFLKHSSIIQYSQTALQNVAGAIDVLATAEGLPSHADSVRRRVQQEE, from the coding sequence ATGCTGCGAATCATCACTCAGCAGGCAGACGTTAGAGCAGAACTGCAACGGATCTGCGATCGCACCCATGACGAACAGGTGCTTCACAAAGAAGCAACGGTACGCGAAGTTTTGCAAGCAGTAAAGCGCCAAGGCGACAAAGCTGTATTGCATTACACAGCCGAATTTGACAAACAAACCCTGAAAGCAGAAGAACTTCGAGTTAAAGGCTCGGAACTAGATGCAGCCTATCAGCAGGTGTCAAAAGAGTTGTTGGGCGCACTTCGGCTAGCTTGTCGCCAAATTGAAGCGTTTCATCGTCAGCGAGTCCCAAAAAGCTGGGTACACTTTGGCGACGATGAAGTAGTGCTAGGCAAACGCTACACCCCCGTCGATCGAGCGGGGTTGTATGTGCCTGGTGGCCGTGCAGCCTATCCCAGTACAGTGCTGATGAATGCAATTCCGGCTCGTGTTGCTGCTGTACCCCATATAGTGATGGTGACACCACCAGGCCCAGGGGGTGCAATTAACCCAGCAGTCTTGGTAGCTGCCCAAGAAGCAGGAGTACAAGAAATTTATCGCATTGGGGGCGCACAAGCGATCGCTGCTTTAGCTTATGGCACAGAAACGATCCCGAAAGTGAATGTGATTACTGGGCCTGGTAACATTTATGTCACCCTAGCGAAAAAACTTGTCTATGGCACCGTTGGTATTGATTCTTTGGCAGGCCCTAGCGAAGTGCTGGTGATTGCCGATGAAACCGCAAATCCGGTGCATGTAGCTGCTGACTTGCTAGCCCAAGCCGAACACGATCCAATGGCGGCAGCAATTTTGCTGACGACAGATGCGGCTTTGGCGAAAAACGTGCAATTAGCCTTGGAAAGGCAGTTAGTAGATCATCCACGGCGAATAGACACAGAAAAAGCGATCGCTCATTATGGGTTGATTGTCCTTGTGGAATCCCTCGAAGCAGCAGCAGAACTCTCAAATGAATTTGCTCCCGAACACCTGGAATTAGAAGTCAAAGACCCTTGGGCACTATTACCACAGATTCGCCACGCTGGGGCAATCTTTTTGGGTTACTCCACACCAGAAGCTGTGGGAGACTATTTGGCAGGGCCTAATCACACCTTGCCAACTTCTGGCGCTGCCCGCTATGCCTCGGCGTTAGGGGTTGAAACCTTCCTGAAACACTCCAGTATTATTCAATACTCCCAAACAGCGCTGCAAAATGTAGCTGGGGCTATTGATGTGCTAGCAACGGCAGAAGGCTTACCTTCTCATGCCGATTCAGTCCGCCGCCGAGTTCAGCAAGAAGAGTGA
- a CDS encoding universal stress protein, which yields MLKNILVALDGSEIGERVIQSLDNLALSKDTKIILCHVFPTPESEMEVPADRPQAESPTFSYFQLEKQLQSYQEKLSVTSELELVTGDPAEEIIRLANIYKADLILIGSRGLIGMKRIVQRSVSSQVVEEANCSVLVVKPN from the coding sequence GTGCTAAAGAATATTTTGGTAGCTCTAGATGGTTCGGAAATTGGAGAACGAGTAATTCAGAGTTTAGATAATTTGGCGTTGTCAAAAGATACCAAGATTATTCTCTGTCATGTATTTCCCACGCCAGAGTCAGAGATGGAAGTACCCGCAGATCGTCCTCAAGCAGAGTCCCCAACATTTTCTTATTTTCAGCTTGAAAAACAGTTGCAATCCTATCAGGAAAAATTATCAGTCACAAGTGAGTTAGAATTGGTAACTGGCGATCCTGCCGAAGAAATCATTCGTCTTGCCAATATTTACAAAGCTGACTTAATCCTAATTGGTAGTCGGGGGTTGATTGGGATGAAGCGAATTGTCCAGCGTTCTGTTAGCAGTCAAGTTGTAGAAGAAGCGAATTGTTCGGTGTTGGTGGTAAAGCCGAATTAA
- the hslO gene encoding Hsp33 family molecular chaperone HslO gives MADQLIRATAAEGGIRAVGAIATRLTEEARQRHKLSYVATAALGRTMVAGLLMASSMKRPGSRVNVRVKGDGPLGGILVDAGLDGTVRGYVGNPSVELPPNAKGKLDVGGAVGGGYLYVVRDVGYGYPYSSTVELVSGEIGDDVAHYLVNSEQTPSALVLGVFVGAGGVTAAGGLLIQVLPKAARDEALVETLESRVASLAGFTPLLQAGKNLTEIFTDLLGDMGLQIFPERQMLRFHCGCSFDRVLGALKILGEAELQDMIVKDDGAEATCDFCGNVYQASSEQLAQLIADLQAESTVSG, from the coding sequence ATGGCGGATCAGTTAATTCGTGCAACAGCAGCCGAAGGTGGAATTCGTGCCGTAGGTGCGATCGCCACACGTTTAACAGAAGAAGCACGGCAGCGCCACAAACTTTCTTATGTGGCAACGGCAGCACTGGGACGGACTATGGTGGCGGGCTTGTTGATGGCTTCGAGTATGAAGCGACCTGGGTCAAGGGTTAATGTCCGGGTAAAAGGCGATGGGCCTTTGGGCGGCATATTGGTAGATGCAGGCTTAGATGGTACGGTACGCGGGTATGTGGGGAATCCATCTGTAGAATTGCCTCCCAATGCCAAAGGCAAACTAGATGTTGGTGGTGCAGTGGGTGGTGGCTACCTCTACGTTGTGCGGGATGTTGGTTATGGTTATCCTTACTCCAGTACGGTGGAACTAGTTTCTGGCGAAATTGGCGATGATGTGGCTCATTATCTGGTGAATTCCGAACAAACACCTTCAGCTTTAGTTTTAGGTGTGTTTGTGGGAGCAGGCGGAGTAACTGCGGCTGGAGGATTACTAATACAAGTGTTACCAAAAGCTGCCAGAGATGAAGCCCTAGTAGAAACCTTGGAATCACGGGTCGCTAGTCTGGCAGGATTTACGCCATTGTTGCAAGCTGGGAAGAATTTGACTGAAATCTTTACCGACCTCTTGGGCGATATGGGACTGCAAATCTTTCCCGAACGGCAAATGCTGCGCTTCCACTGTGGTTGTTCTTTCGATCGCGTTTTGGGGGCACTCAAAATTTTGGGAGAGGCCGAACTGCAAGATATGATTGTTAAAGATGATGGTGCTGAAGCAACTTGCGACTTTTGTGGCAATGTTTACCAGGCAAGTAGCGAGCAGTTAGCTCAACTAATTGCTGATTTGCAAGCTGAATCTACTGTTTCAGGATAA
- a CDS encoding chromosome segregation ATPase, with translation MTERDIPDSWSSASGRKPDQNKRLSRTEQFGETQPFDVPATGSTSKSVKRRKKNHREGLPINSNSEETAQLSSTSGKWPRWMKSWTLWLVLLLLIPGSVGFLAMAMLLKLPAAPNCPSIFWPLASASVRLHCAQLAASKQTVNDLLQAIALVKQLPQNHPLHGEIDRFIEEWSRDILKLADQSFQTGNLEEAIATARQIPEDVAAYKLVDEQVDKWQSIWSKAEATYNGAIAEVKERRWQSAFMLSAKMLRVDNQFWAGTKYDQLNRLIATAREDGDKLGKAESLANSKVVDNLLEAIKLAESIGQESYLYQKAQEAVPVFGRKMLELAQAKLDKRDADEALNIARQIPESAKLQGETDDFIAIADAKRSAWIGNVSGLEAAIAQAQQIDPSRPVYNEAQQLIARWQLEIEDVAHLEKARILASQGTVPNLTAAIAQVELIPANNPRGAEARQEIGRWNAQVETIEDQPYLDRAEQIAIFDDINSLQTAIAQASEIRRGRALYPEARKKIRTWVGKIQRIQDQPYLDRAQELAQSGNLTAAISAAQQIASSGRALSQEAQAAVNDWEGQIRTKENWKKAQEVGAAGTPEALVEAIRLADRVSNNSILRMDANLAIDQWSQQLLEIARSQGQSDIARGIDIAKSIPRGSAAYSAAQEQIKTWQDFLNPQPQPEPKPQLQPQPQTESLPFPQSTTNTTDGQ, from the coding sequence ATGACAGAGCGGGATATTCCAGACAGTTGGTCTTCAGCCAGTGGAAGAAAGCCAGATCAAAACAAAAGATTATCCCGAACAGAGCAATTCGGTGAAACTCAACCATTTGATGTCCCAGCTACTGGTTCTACCTCCAAGTCAGTGAAGCGGCGAAAAAAAAACCATCGGGAAGGATTACCTATAAATAGTAATTCAGAAGAAACTGCCCAACTCAGTAGTACTTCTGGGAAATGGCCACGCTGGATGAAAAGCTGGACATTATGGCTAGTACTACTATTGTTGATTCCCGGCAGTGTAGGATTTTTGGCAATGGCAATGCTGTTAAAGTTGCCAGCTGCTCCTAATTGCCCCTCGATTTTCTGGCCCCTAGCTAGTGCTTCTGTCCGGCTACACTGTGCTCAATTGGCGGCTTCTAAGCAGACAGTAAACGACCTATTGCAAGCGATCGCTCTGGTGAAGCAACTACCACAAAATCACCCGTTGCATGGAGAAATCGATCGTTTCATTGAAGAATGGTCGCGGGATATTTTGAAGCTAGCCGATCAAAGTTTCCAAACAGGAAATTTAGAGGAAGCGATCGCTACTGCTCGTCAGATACCCGAAGATGTGGCAGCTTATAAATTAGTCGATGAACAAGTTGACAAATGGCAGTCAATTTGGTCAAAGGCTGAAGCCACATACAACGGTGCGATCGCAGAAGTAAAGGAACGACGCTGGCAATCGGCCTTCATGTTATCCGCCAAAATGCTGCGCGTAGACAATCAATTCTGGGCGGGTACTAAATACGACCAATTGAATCGTCTAATTGCCACAGCGCGGGAAGATGGCGATAAGTTAGGAAAAGCTGAAAGTTTAGCAAACAGCAAAGTTGTCGATAATTTACTGGAAGCCATCAAGCTAGCTGAATCCATTGGGCAGGAAAGTTACCTTTATCAAAAAGCTCAGGAAGCGGTTCCAGTTTTTGGACGCAAAATGCTGGAATTGGCACAGGCAAAACTAGACAAGCGGGATGCCGATGAAGCCCTGAATATTGCTCGACAAATTCCCGAAAGTGCGAAACTACAGGGCGAAACAGATGACTTTATCGCCATAGCTGACGCGAAAAGAAGTGCTTGGATAGGTAATGTTTCTGGTTTAGAGGCTGCGATCGCTCAAGCGCAACAAATCGATCCTTCCAGACCAGTGTATAACGAAGCACAGCAACTAATTGCTCGTTGGCAGTTGGAAATTGAAGATGTTGCCCATCTGGAAAAAGCCAGAATATTGGCTAGTCAGGGAACAGTCCCTAATTTAACAGCAGCGATCGCTCAAGTGGAACTCATCCCTGCTAATAACCCTAGAGGCGCAGAAGCTAGGCAAGAGATCGGTCGCTGGAATGCCCAGGTGGAGACAATTGAAGACCAACCTTACTTAGACCGCGCCGAACAGATAGCAATATTTGATGATATTAACTCCTTGCAAACTGCGATCGCTCAAGCCAGCGAAATTCGTAGAGGTCGGGCATTATATCCAGAAGCACGGAAAAAAATTCGTACTTGGGTAGGGAAAATTCAGCGAATTCAAGACCAACCCTACTTGGATCGAGCACAAGAACTGGCTCAGAGTGGAAATCTCACCGCCGCCATTAGCGCAGCCCAACAAATTGCCTCGTCGGGAAGGGCGCTTTCACAAGAAGCACAAGCTGCGGTAAATGACTGGGAAGGTCAAATCCGCACTAAAGAAAACTGGAAAAAAGCCCAGGAAGTGGGCGCGGCTGGCACGCCAGAAGCTTTGGTTGAAGCAATACGGCTGGCAGATCGGGTTTCAAACAATAGTATCTTACGTATGGATGCGAATCTGGCTATCGACCAATGGAGTCAGCAATTGTTAGAAATAGCCCGCTCTCAAGGTCAGTCTGATATTGCCAGAGGGATTGACATTGCCAAATCGATTCCACGCGGTAGTGCTGCTTACAGTGCGGCGCAAGAGCAAATTAAGACTTGGCAAGACTTTCTGAATCCTCAACCTCAACCTGAACCTAAGCCTCAGCTTCAGCCTCAACCTCAGACTGAATCTCTACCATTTCCTCAATCAACGACTAATACTACTGATGGGCAGTAA
- a CDS encoding NAD(P)-dependent oxidoreductase translates to MKVAFLGTGLMGLPMAQRLLAADIQLVAYNRTPEKLAPLQASGAEIATHPRHAIRAAECVILMLTNAPAIYNVLLSDTAWQTLEGRTIIQMGTITPTESQEIRDAVVGGGGEYLEAPVLGSIPEAKAGKLSVMVGAEPEQYQRHLKLLQNFGTEPLLIGPVGSAAALKLALNQLIASLTTSFALSLAFVQRQGVDVDVFMQILRDSPLYAPTFDKKLQRMLDGNYADPNFPTKHLLKDTELFISEAKSRSLDLSSIKGVRQILQTAVKMSFADDDYSSLFSVIKEWGE, encoded by the coding sequence ATGAAGGTGGCATTTCTGGGAACTGGACTGATGGGACTACCAATGGCTCAAAGGTTATTAGCCGCAGATATACAGCTAGTTGCCTACAATCGCACCCCAGAAAAATTAGCACCACTACAAGCATCTGGGGCTGAAATTGCTACACATCCCCGCCATGCCATTCGTGCTGCTGAGTGCGTAATCCTCATGCTTACTAATGCCCCGGCCATTTATAATGTGTTGCTTTCAGATACTGCTTGGCAAACTCTGGAAGGACGTACAATCATTCAAATGGGAACAATTACTCCCACAGAAAGCCAGGAAATAAGAGATGCAGTTGTTGGTGGTGGTGGTGAGTATTTAGAAGCACCTGTATTAGGGAGTATTCCAGAAGCTAAAGCTGGCAAGTTGAGTGTTATGGTAGGGGCAGAGCCAGAACAATATCAACGCCACTTGAAGTTACTCCAAAATTTTGGGACAGAACCTTTACTTATAGGGCCTGTAGGATCTGCGGCGGCGCTCAAATTGGCACTAAATCAACTAATAGCTTCCCTAACAACTAGCTTTGCTCTGAGTCTAGCTTTCGTCCAGCGTCAGGGTGTTGATGTGGATGTGTTTATGCAAATTTTGCGCGACAGTCCACTCTACGCACCTACCTTTGACAAAAAGCTACAAAGAATGTTGGATGGCAATTATGCCGATCCGAACTTCCCCACAAAACATTTACTCAAAGATACAGAATTATTTATCTCAGAAGCGAAATCCCGAAGTTTGGATCTCAGTAGTATTAAAGGTGTTCGGCAAATCTTGCAAACAGCCGTGAAAATGTCATTTGCTGATGATGACTACTCATCACTGTTTTCTGTAATTAAAGAATGGGGAGAGTGA
- a CDS encoding class I SAM-dependent methyltransferase — protein sequence MDSNPALCTAIANYITTSPQQRITFAQFMDMVLYHPEYGYYSSNALKIGFKGGDFFTSPNLCADFGELLAEQFFQMWEILGKPIPFSLVEMGAGQGLLALHILKYHQLHYPDFFTALEYIIVEKSPTLRQEQQQRLQDFSVRWCNLENIPPNAIVGCFFSNELVDAFPVHQFTLETGELREIYITTDSNEKETCLSFLEVTGEPSTLQLAEYLDLVEMDFSQSAYPDGYRSEINLAALEWLSIVADRLQRGYVLTIDYGYPASRYYNPRRSQGTLQCYYQHRFHDNPYINIGQQDITAHVDFTALERWGEKCNLKNIGFIQQGLFLMALGLGERLSRVFDERIAALSYQKQPLLELLQRRDALHQLIDPTGLGGFGVLIQSKGLNNTETSQPIKGLTLPK from the coding sequence ATGGATTCAAATCCAGCATTGTGTACAGCGATCGCAAATTACATTACCACCAGTCCCCAGCAGCGAATTACTTTCGCCCAATTCATGGATATGGTATTATACCACCCTGAATACGGCTACTATTCCAGCAATGCACTCAAAATAGGCTTCAAAGGTGGTGATTTTTTCACCTCTCCTAACCTCTGCGCTGACTTTGGCGAGTTACTAGCAGAACAATTTTTCCAAATGTGGGAAATTTTAGGAAAACCTATACCCTTTTCTCTGGTAGAAATGGGAGCAGGTCAAGGGCTGCTAGCATTGCATATCCTCAAATATCATCAGCTACACTACCCAGATTTTTTTACTGCGCTGGAGTACATCATTGTCGAAAAGTCCCCAACTTTAAGACAAGAACAGCAGCAACGCTTGCAAGATTTCTCTGTGCGTTGGTGCAATCTAGAGAATATACCACCAAATGCGATCGTCGGCTGCTTTTTTTCCAACGAGTTAGTAGATGCGTTCCCCGTGCATCAATTCACCCTAGAAACGGGAGAACTCCGAGAAATCTATATAACCACAGATAGTAATGAAAAAGAAACATGCTTATCATTTCTGGAAGTCACAGGGGAACCTTCAACGCTCCAACTAGCTGAATATTTAGACTTAGTGGAAATGGACTTTAGCCAAAGTGCATATCCAGATGGCTACCGTAGTGAAATTAATTTAGCTGCTCTAGAATGGTTGAGTATAGTAGCAGACCGCTTGCAGCGCGGCTATGTGTTAACAATTGATTATGGCTACCCCGCCAGCCGTTACTATAATCCCAGGCGATCGCAAGGAACGCTACAGTGTTATTATCAGCATCGTTTCCATGACAACCCCTATATTAATATTGGGCAACAAGATATCACTGCCCATGTTGACTTTACGGCTCTGGAACGCTGGGGCGAGAAGTGCAATTTAAAGAATATTGGTTTTATCCAGCAAGGATTATTTTTGATGGCGTTGGGTTTAGGCGAACGGCTAAGCCGCGTCTTCGACGAACGGATTGCAGCCCTTTCTTATCAAAAGCAACCCCTCTTGGAGTTACTACAGCGACGCGACGCACTACACCAACTTATAGATCCCACAGGACTAGGCGGCTTTGGAGTCCTAATTCAGAGCAAAGGTCTGAACAATACAGAAACTTCTCAACCAATAAAAGGATTGACCCTGCCAAAGTAA
- a CDS encoding VOC family protein, with the protein MKFGYTVIWVEDVVKTVEFYEKAFGLVRRTLQDKGQSIWAEIETGNTTLAFSSSSEAQKSFPSGFHANDPTQPPTLIQISFITPDVGSAYMRAIGAGAKALDAPKTQPGGQMSARVRDLNGVLVSLVSG; encoded by the coding sequence GTGAAATTTGGTTACACGGTCATTTGGGTAGAAGATGTAGTTAAAACAGTTGAGTTTTACGAAAAAGCTTTTGGTCTAGTTCGTCGCACTCTCCAGGATAAGGGACAATCTATTTGGGCCGAAATCGAAACCGGAAACACCACGTTAGCTTTCTCCTCTAGTAGCGAAGCACAAAAGTCATTTCCTAGCGGCTTCCATGCCAACGATCCCACACAACCACCGACATTAATTCAGATATCATTTATTACACCTGATGTTGGTAGCGCCTACATGAGAGCGATCGGAGCTGGTGCAAAGGCATTAGATGCCCCTAAAACTCAGCCTGGGGGACAAATGAGCGCTCGTGTCCGCGATCTTAATGGCGTGCTGGTGTCCTTGGTGAGTGGCTAG
- a CDS encoding GAF domain-containing protein has translation MQIHPQSEFNHRRDRYEQGLQNLLDRLVKTMQRDELVRQTTNQLRESLQVDRIVLYYFYGQWQGQVTFESLSSQEFSILGSTGPDGCFNDEYAALYLAGRVRAIADIELEPIESCHRDFLRNMQVRANLVVPILIPRGLWGLLAAHHCQGSHHWSPSNMEMMQAGAQTLATAPYILES, from the coding sequence GTGCAAATTCATCCTCAATCCGAATTTAACCATCGCCGCGATCGCTATGAACAGGGTTTGCAAAATTTGCTCGATCGCCTTGTTAAAACAATGCAGCGCGATGAGTTAGTCCGGCAAACAACCAATCAACTCAGAGAATCACTTCAGGTTGATCGGATAGTGTTGTATTACTTTTACGGACAGTGGCAAGGACAAGTGACTTTTGAATCTTTGAGTTCTCAAGAATTTTCAATCCTGGGTTCCACTGGCCCAGATGGTTGTTTTAACGACGAGTACGCTGCTTTATACTTGGCAGGAAGGGTAAGAGCGATCGCTGATATTGAATTAGAGCCAATCGAATCTTGTCACCGAGATTTTCTCCGCAATATGCAGGTTCGTGCCAACCTGGTTGTACCAATTTTGATTCCCAGAGGATTATGGGGATTACTAGCAGCACATCACTGTCAAGGATCTCATCATTGGTCGCCATCAAATATGGAAATGATGCAAGCAGGGGCACAAACTCTAGCAACAGCCCCTTACATACTAGAAAGTTAA
- a CDS encoding NAD(P)H-quinone oxidoreductase subunit H, whose protein sequence is MTRLETRTEPMVLNMGPHHPSMHGVLRLIMTLDGEDVVDCEPVIGYLHRGMEKIAENRTNVMYVPYVSRWDYAAGMFNEAVTVNAPEKLAGVAVPKRASYIRVIMLELNRIANHLLWFGPFLADVGAQTPFFYQFREREMIYDLWEAATGYRMVNNNYFRVGGVAADLPYGWVDKCFEFCDYLIPKVDEYERLVTDNPIFRRRVEGIGTITREEAINWGLSGPMLRASGVQWDLRKVDHYECYDDFDWDVQWETAGDCFARYVVRMREMRESVKILRQALKGLPGGPYENLEAKRLAAGKKSEWDAFDYQFIGKKVSPTFKIPKGEIYSRVESGKGELGIYLVGDDNVFPARWKIRAADFNNLQIVPHLLRGMKVADIVVILGSVDVIMGSVDR, encoded by the coding sequence ATGACCAGACTAGAAACCCGCACTGAACCAATGGTGCTAAACATGGGGCCACACCACCCCTCAATGCACGGGGTTCTGCGGCTAATCATGACTCTGGATGGCGAGGATGTCGTTGACTGTGAACCGGTCATCGGCTATTTGCACCGAGGAATGGAAAAAATCGCTGAGAACCGTACTAATGTAATGTATGTCCCTTACGTTAGTCGTTGGGACTACGCTGCGGGAATGTTCAACGAAGCCGTCACTGTTAACGCCCCAGAAAAACTTGCAGGTGTTGCTGTTCCCAAACGCGCTAGCTACATCCGCGTCATTATGTTGGAGTTGAACCGCATCGCTAACCACTTGCTATGGTTTGGCCCCTTCCTCGCTGACGTAGGCGCTCAAACTCCCTTCTTCTACCAGTTCCGCGAACGGGAAATGATTTATGATTTGTGGGAAGCTGCCACAGGTTATCGGATGGTAAATAACAATTACTTCCGCGTTGGTGGAGTAGCAGCCGATTTACCTTATGGTTGGGTAGATAAGTGTTTTGAATTCTGCGACTACTTAATACCCAAAGTTGATGAGTATGAACGCTTAGTAACCGATAACCCCATATTCCGGCGACGTGTTGAGGGTATAGGGACTATCACCCGTGAAGAAGCAATTAACTGGGGACTTTCTGGCCCAATGTTACGCGCTTCTGGCGTGCAATGGGATTTGCGGAAAGTTGACCATTACGAATGTTACGACGATTTCGACTGGGATGTGCAGTGGGAAACTGCTGGTGATTGCTTTGCCCGTTACGTAGTGCGGATGCGGGAAATGCGCGAATCGGTGAAAATCCTTCGCCAAGCACTTAAAGGACTTCCTGGCGGCCCTTACGAAAATCTGGAAGCGAAGCGTTTAGCCGCAGGTAAAAAATCTGAGTGGGACGCATTTGATTACCAATTCATTGGTAAAAAGGTTTCCCCTACCTTCAAGATTCCCAAGGGTGAAATCTACTCTCGTGTCGAAAGTGGCAAAGGTGAATTGGGAATTTATCTAGTTGGCGATGATAATGTCTTCCCTGCACGGTGGAAGATTCGCGCCGCAGATTTCAATAACCTCCAGATTGTTCCACATTTACTGCGCGGAATGAAAGTTGCAGATATTGTGGTCATTCTTGGTAGTGTTGATGTGATTATGGGGTCTGTGGATAGGTAG
- a CDS encoding M48 family metallopeptidase, with the protein MLGWQQNYLIVGLPLMLALPPEQFRAVLAHELGHLSGNHSRFSGWIYRQRETWYRILKGLQQSGHDLSLLIFQLFLIWYIPFFNAYSFVLARMDEYEADRCAVDLTGEQNIAKALISFQVKSRFLERYFWSSIYKQIQTEIEPPKMTYMDMREVLSQRLNQEITSTYLSEALSKKTNNADTHPCLTDRLKALGYIADTQQELAIFAPIEISAAQEFLGDKLESFIDYFSQDWREKIATPWRQKYAEFQKSIATLKDLSHKSQKQHLTLEEASQQAFLTLELEGEEAVIPLLQEIIHRDAYHASANYLLGQILLKKQDATGIKYIEKAIEQDSSIVIGGCQIICSFLKNQDKNNEAKSYQERAENYHKLILKAQQERSKLKKDDKFYPHNISDIEVNKLCQQLSHYPQIITAYLVQKNLQHFPEKPLYVLAVKRGFSFWEGSRIYETDNSKIVQSLLNENELPDNVFIFILNSNLSMEKKLKRISNSMIYQKKGKK; encoded by the coding sequence TTGCTGGGATGGCAGCAAAATTACTTAATTGTCGGTCTACCGCTCATGCTAGCACTCCCACCCGAACAATTTCGTGCCGTCTTAGCCCATGAACTGGGACATTTATCAGGAAATCATAGCCGCTTTAGTGGTTGGATTTATCGTCAACGTGAAACTTGGTATCGCATTCTTAAAGGACTCCAACAAAGTGGACACGATCTATCATTGTTAATTTTTCAACTGTTTTTGATATGGTACATCCCATTTTTTAATGCTTATTCTTTTGTATTAGCACGGATGGATGAATATGAAGCAGATAGATGTGCTGTTGATTTAACGGGAGAACAAAATATTGCTAAAGCTTTGATAAGTTTTCAGGTCAAATCTAGATTTTTAGAAAGATATTTTTGGTCTAGTATTTATAAACAAATACAGACAGAAATTGAACCACCAAAAATGACTTATATGGATATGAGGGAGGTTTTAAGCCAGAGACTTAATCAGGAAATTACAAGTACTTATTTAAGTGAAGCTTTATCGAAAAAAACCAACAATGCTGATACTCACCCTTGCCTGACAGATAGATTAAAAGCCTTGGGATATATCGCCGATACTCAGCAGGAATTAGCTATCTTTGCACCAATTGAAATTAGTGCTGCCCAAGAATTTTTAGGAGATAAGTTAGAGAGTTTTATTGATTATTTTAGTCAAGATTGGCGAGAAAAGATAGCAACACCTTGGCGACAAAAATATGCTGAGTTTCAAAAATCGATAGCTACATTAAAAGATTTAAGTCACAAATCGCAAAAACAACACCTAACTCTAGAAGAAGCTAGTCAGCAAGCATTTTTGACATTGGAACTTGAAGGCGAAGAAGCTGTTATACCTCTATTACAAGAAATTATTCATCGTGATGCTTATCATGCATCAGCTAATTATTTATTAGGTCAAATATTATTAAAAAAACAAGATGCGACTGGAATAAAATACATTGAAAAGGCAATAGAGCAAGACTCAAGTATAGTCATAGGAGGTTGTCAGATAATTTGCTCTTTTCTTAAAAACCAAGATAAAAATAATGAGGCGAAGTCTTATCAAGAACGTGCCGAAAATTATCATAAATTAATTTTAAAAGCACAGCAAGAGCGATCTAAATTGAAAAAAGATGATAAATTTTACCCTCATAATATTTCGGATATAGAGGTAAATAAGCTTTGTCAGCAGTTATCTCATTACCCGCAGATAATAACTGCTTATTTAGTTCAAAAGAATTTGCAACATTTTCCTGAAAAACCACTTTATGTTCTAGCTGTAAAGCGTGGATTTAGTTTTTGGGAAGGTAGTCGTATTTATGAAACCGATAACTCTAAAATTGTTCAGAGCTTATTAAATGAAAATGAATTGCCCGATAATGTATTCATTTTTATTTTAAATAGCAATTTAAGTATGGAGAAAAAATTAAAACGGATATCAAATTCGATGATTTACCAGAAAAAAGGTAAAAAATAG